The genomic DNA TGGACCAGATCACCGCAGAAATCGCGACCGAACACGGCATCGGAGACCGAGACCTTGTTATTGCTACCCGTGATAACGAGTTCCATCGTCATCTCTCCTTATGCCTTGCTCGCCGGACGGACGATCACGTCGCCACCCGCCGCGCCAGGAACGGCGCCGCGAACCGCGATCAGACCGCGCTCGACGTCGACCTTGACAACTTCCAGATTCAGGGTGCTCTGCTGCACGGAACCCATGTGACCGGACATCTTCTTGCCCGGAAACACGCGACCCGGCGTCTGGCGCTGGCCCAGTGAACCCGGCGCGCGATGCGACAGCGAGTTACCGTGGGTAGCGTCACCCATGCGGAAGTTGTAGCGCTTGATGGTGCCCTGGAAGCCCTTGCCCTTGGTGACACCCTGGACGTCGACGATCTGGCCGACTTCAAAGATGTCCGCCTTGACTTCGCCGCCAACGGCGAAATCGCCGAGCTGCGCGTCTTCAACGCGGAATTCCCACAGGCCACGGCCCGCTTCCACTTTCGCCTTGGCGAAGTGGCCGGCTTCCGGCTTGTTGACCAGGGCAGCGCGACGCGCGCCGACGGTCACCTGCACGGCGCTGTAGCCGTCAGCTTCGACGGTCTTGATCTGCGCGATGCGGTTCGGGGAGGCTTCAATCAGGGTCACCGGGATGGACTGGCCATCTTCAGTGAAAACGCGGCTCATGCCAGCCTTGCGGCCCACGAAGCCCAACGAATATTTCTTCGTCATGGTCGTAGTCCTCAGGTCAGCTTGATCTGAACGTCGACGCCGGCAGCCAGTTCGAGCTTCATCAGCGCGTCCACGGTCTTGTCGTTCGGATCAACGATATCGAGCACGCGCTTGTGCGTGCGGGTCTCGTACTGGTCACGCGCGTCTTTGTCGACGTGCG from Stenotrophomonas sp. 169 includes the following:
- the rplC gene encoding 50S ribosomal protein L3, yielding MTKKYSLGFVGRKAGMSRVFTEDGQSIPVTLIEASPNRIAQIKTVEADGYSAVQVTVGARRAALVNKPEAGHFAKAKVEAGRGLWEFRVEDAQLGDFAVGGEVKADIFEVGQIVDVQGVTKGKGFQGTIKRYNFRMGDATHGNSLSHRAPGSLGQRQTPGRVFPGKKMSGHMGSVQQSTLNLEVVKVDVERGLIAVRGAVPGAAGGDVIVRPASKA